In Labrus bergylta chromosome 6, fLabBer1.1, whole genome shotgun sequence, the following proteins share a genomic window:
- the cilp2 gene encoding cartilage intermediate layer protein 1 isoform X2 — protein sequence MLELKKVALLLSFLASVALGQGFARTRSQSDRNRRAAINAFTDTQSTGVTEWTSWFNIDHPGGNGDYERLEAIRFYYRERVCSRPIAMEARTTDWVAAADTGEVVHSSLEKGFWCINKEQPQGRICSNYHVRFQCPPVQSYWTDWSEWGPCSTSVCEDVGIQVRQRKCVNTQPMPLLLVPACQGHHSERRECSNPPCTAKWSPWGRWGTCSVTCGGGRRIRRRTCVRDSAPVHCAGRPVEIQKCGKGQCPAKCQIVCTEGRPSEDCSRCVCEGHVLHGEVHTVTNVPVVGAWVALANQPKVIRARTDAKGRFRLPGVCSSSSTLISIRKEKFAPITVSTSSNTTGLSWVHAVLKSAEKPYIVKHPEDKVRYEGARVLFCCKATGSPIPDKYYWFHNGTLLDRKVYKYEEDLVLRDLKLEQSGQYYCKTSSPAGSIKSSPALLTVIAKGTPACNSTPETHFVRLPPDCVQPGIDSMFYNAGRCPHNKCAGSLDFDMRCRDGDGFCCGVQSMESRTIDCGSYSLPIRAVTQCTCQKCLQPTVLVRGRVVTADNNEPLRFGHIYIGKDRVGTTGYQGSFTLKITPDTQRLVVNFVDPTEKFLDTPKVFIFDRKGGSIYHDVKVMRKQTPIDINAGETNSISLGEMIGEDPIGQLVIPPNSFHKDNGEIYEGTVKASVTFIDPRNITTAAAAPGDLNFVDNEGDMLPLRTYGMFSVDFRDETNKDVLGAGAVQVLLDTQHVKMQEHIPKMKLWSLNPDTGVWEEESDFSYTTTTGGHGRSKREERTFLIGNMEIRERRLFNLDVPENRRCYVKVRAYMSDKFLSSEQLEGVVISLINLEPKPGYSSNPRAWGRFDSVITGPNGACLPAFCDAQRPDAYTAYVTAMMGGEELEAAPSSPKMNPNIIGVSQPYLDKIDYQRSDHDDPALKKTAFRINLAKPNQNNLDETNGPIYPYQSSIACENAPVDANHFRFFRVEKDKYEYNVVPFEENDLTTWTGDYLSWWPNPQEFRACFIKVRIQGQKEVMVRSKNLGGTHKETTGKLYGIRDIRSTRDMREANTSAACVEFKCSGMLFDQAEVDRSLISVLPQGNCRKIGTNNLLQEYLIKHPPVAQNNESNAFTMLAPVDPLGHNYGIYTVTDQNPRLAKEIAIGRCFDGTSDGFSREMKSDSGVALTFSCPERKINRESLFQRLQTNPGQTLSQMARDMRESEGLQVQRSSTRVVAYPSEQRTGSRRVSSTTRRRVSMRTQQRQ from the exons gaTTTGCGAGAACCAGGAGTCagtcagacagaaacagaagagcaGCCATCAACGCCTTCACCGACACGCAGTCAACAG GCGTGACAGAGTGGACGTCTTGGTTCAACATCGACCATCCAGGAGGGAATGGAGATTATGAGCGCTTGGAGGCCATTCGTTTCTACTACAGGGAAAGGGTCTGTTCCCGGCCCATAGCCATGGAGGCTCGGACCACAGACTGGGTGGCAGCTGCAGACACGGGAGAAGTGGTCCACTCTAGTCTGGAGAAGGGCTTCTGGTGCATCAACAAAGAACAGCCTCAGGGCCGCATCTGCTCCAACTATCATGTCCGCTTTCAGTGTCCCCCAG tgcagAGTTACTGGACCGACTGGAGCGAGTGGGGTCCCTGTTCAACATCCGTCTGTGAGGATGTAGGCATCCAGGTCCGCCAGAGGAAATGTGTCAACACCCAGCCAATGCCTCTCCTGCTGGTGCCAGCATGTCAGGGGCATCATTCAGAAAGGAGGGAGTGCTCAAACCCTCCCTGTACAG CCAAGTGGAGTCCGTGGGGTAGGTGGGGAACGTGTTCAGTGACCTGCGGAGGAGGTCGCAGGATACGGAGGAGGACCTGTGTGAGAGACTCGGCGCCAGTTCATTGTGCTGGACGGCCTGTTGAAATACAGAAATGTGGGAAGGGTCAATGCCCAG CCAAATGTCAGATTGTATGCACCGAGGGCCGGCCCAGTGAGGActgcagcaggtgtgtgtgtgaaggccaTGTGCTGCATGGAGAGGTCCACACTGTGACTAATGTCCCTGTGGTAGGAGCATGGGTGGCTCTGGCCAACCAGCCTAAGGTGATCCGAGCGCGAACAGATGCCAAAGGTCGGTTCAGGCTTCCAGGAGTCTGCTCCTCCAGCTCTACCTTGATCTCCATCCGGAAAGAGAAGTTCGCCCCAATCACTGTGTCCACCTCCAGTAACACCACAGGGTTGTCTTGGGTACATGCTGTCCTCAAGTCTGCTG AGAAGCCGTACATTGTGAAGCACCCTGAGGACAAAGTACGTTATGAAGGAGCGCGGGTGCTGTTTTGCTGCAAGGCAACTGGATCACCAATACCTGACAAATACTACTG GTTCCACAATGGGACTTTGCTGGACAGGAAGGTGTACAAGTATGAAGAGGACCTTGTACTGCGTGACCTGAAGCTGGAGCAATCGGGACAGTACTACTGCAAAACCAGCAGCCCTGCAGGCAGCATCAAGTCCTCTCCAGCCCTCCTTACTGTGATTG CTAAAGGAACACCAGCATGTAATTCAACCCCTGAGACGCACTTTGTCAGACTGCCGCCAGACTGTGTTCAACCTGGGATTGACTCCATGTTCTACAACGCTGGCCGCTGCCCTCACAACAAATGTGCTGGCTCCCTAGACTTTGATATGCGCTGCAGAGATGGAGATGGGTTCTGCTGTGGGGTCCAAAGTATGGAAAGTCGTACAATTGACTGTGGGAGCTACAGCCTCCCTATCCGGGCTGTGACCCAATGCACCTGTCAGAAGTGTTTGCAGCCAACTGTTCTGGTTCGTGGCAGAGTGGTCACAGCTGACAATAATGAACCTCTGCGTTTTGGCCATATCTACATTGGTAAAGACAGGGTTGGCACTACTGGATACCAAGGAAGTTTCACCTTAAAAATTACTCCTGACACACAGCGATTAGTGGTGAACTTTGTTGACCCCACTGAAAAGTTTCTTGACACCCCTAAGGTGTTCATCTTTGATAGGAAAGGTGGTTCCATCTACCATGATGTAAAGGTAATGAGAAAGCAGACACCAATTGATATTAATGCAGGTGAGACCAACTCTATTTCCCTTGGTGAAATGATAGGGGAAGATCCCATTGGTCAATTGGTAATTCCTCCAAACTCTTTCCACAAGGACAATGGGGAAATATATGAGGGAACTGTGAAAGCCAGCGTCACATTCATTGACCCAAGAAATATCACTACTGCCGCTGCAGCCCCTGGTGATCTTAACTTTGTGGATAACGAGGGTGACATGCTTCCTTTGAGGACCTATGGCATGTTTTCTGTGGATTTCAGAGACGAGACCAACAAAGACGTTCTTGGAGCCGGAGCTGTTCAAGTCCTTCTTGACACACAGCATGTCAAAATGCAAGAGCACATTCCCAAAATGAAGCTGTGGTCTCTAAACCCAGACACAGGAGTCTGGGAAGAGGAGAGCGACTTCTCCTACACCACAACTACTGGTGGCCACGGACGGAGCAAACGAGAGGAGCGCACATTTCTTATAGGCAACATGGAGATCAGAGAACGTCGGCTTTTTAATTTAGATGTGCCTGAAAACAGACGTTGTTATGTTAAAGTCCGTGCCTACATGAGTGACAAGTTCCTATCTAGTGAACAGCTAGAGGGTGTTGTGATAAGTTTAATAAACTTGGAACCAAAACCAGGTTATTCCTCCAATCCTAGGGCATGGGGACGCTTTGACAGTGTCATAACTGGACCCAACGGAGCCTGTTTACCAGCTTTTTGTGATGCCCAAAGGCCTGATGCTTACACAGCTTATGTTACAGCAATGATGGGTGGAGAAGAACTGGAGGCAGCTCCTTCCTCCCCCAAGATGAATCCAAATATCATTGGAGTTTCTCAGCCATATCTCGATAAAATAGACTACCAGCGCTCCGACCATGATGATCCAGCTCTGAAGAAAACGGCCTTCAGAATCAACTTGGCAAAGCCTAATCAAAATAATCTAGATGAAACCAATGGGCCAATATATCCTTATCAGAGCTCAATAGCTTGTGAGAATGCTCCTGTTGATGCAAATCACTTCAGATTCTTCAGAGTTGAAAAGGACAAGTATGAATACAATGTTGTTCCTTTTGAGGAGAATGATTTAACAACCTGGACAGGGGACTACCTCTCCTGGTGGCCTAATCCCCAGGAGTTTAGAGCTTGCTTCATTAAGGTCAGGATTCAAGGACAGAAGGAAGTGATGGTCAGGTCAAAGAATCTTGGAGGAACACACAAGGAAACAACAGGCAAACTTTATGGCATAAGAGACATTCGCAGTACCAGGGACATGCGAGAAGCCAACACCTCAGCAGCCTGTGTGGAGTTCAAATGCAGCGGCATGTTGTTTGATCAAGCTGAGGTTGACAGATCCCTAATATCAGTCCTTCCACAGGGGAACTGTCGCAAGATAGGCACCAACAACCTCCTACAAGAGTATCTCATCAAACATCCACCAGTAGCTCAAAACAATGAATCCAATGCATTCACGATGCTAGCCCCTGTTGATCCTTTAGGACACAACTATGGCATCTACACAGTCACAGACCAGAATCCTAGGTTGGCCAAGGAAATTGCTATAGGCCGTTGCTTTGATGGAACATCAGATGGTTTCTCCAGAGAGATGAAGTCAGATTCTGGAGTGGCATTGACGTTCAGCTGCCCAGAGAGGAAAATTAACAGAGAAAGCCTTTTCCAACGTCTGCAAACCAACCCAGGTCAGACACTATCTCAGATGGCAAGGGACATGCGAGAATCTGAGGGTCTGCAGGTGCAGAGATCATCCACCCGGGTGGTGGCCTATCCTTCAGAGCAGCGGACCGGGAGTCGCAGAGTTAGCTCTACAACAAGGAGAAGAGTGTCTATGCGCACACAACAACGCCAATAG
- the cilp2 gene encoding cartilage intermediate layer protein 1 isoform X1 — MSSPRVKPATARPAPPTPLLYLLIKSSIVFFLFDFFSIIVTHHSSPLDVLPGVTEWTSWFNIDHPGGNGDYERLEAIRFYYRERVCSRPIAMEARTTDWVAAADTGEVVHSSLEKGFWCINKEQPQGRICSNYHVRFQCPPVQSYWTDWSEWGPCSTSVCEDVGIQVRQRKCVNTQPMPLLLVPACQGHHSERRECSNPPCTAKWSPWGRWGTCSVTCGGGRRIRRRTCVRDSAPVHCAGRPVEIQKCGKGQCPAKCQIVCTEGRPSEDCSRCVCEGHVLHGEVHTVTNVPVVGAWVALANQPKVIRARTDAKGRFRLPGVCSSSSTLISIRKEKFAPITVSTSSNTTGLSWVHAVLKSAEKPYIVKHPEDKVRYEGARVLFCCKATGSPIPDKYYWFHNGTLLDRKVYKYEEDLVLRDLKLEQSGQYYCKTSSPAGSIKSSPALLTVIAKGTPACNSTPETHFVRLPPDCVQPGIDSMFYNAGRCPHNKCAGSLDFDMRCRDGDGFCCGVQSMESRTIDCGSYSLPIRAVTQCTCQKCLQPTVLVRGRVVTADNNEPLRFGHIYIGKDRVGTTGYQGSFTLKITPDTQRLVVNFVDPTEKFLDTPKVFIFDRKGGSIYHDVKVMRKQTPIDINAGETNSISLGEMIGEDPIGQLVIPPNSFHKDNGEIYEGTVKASVTFIDPRNITTAAAAPGDLNFVDNEGDMLPLRTYGMFSVDFRDETNKDVLGAGAVQVLLDTQHVKMQEHIPKMKLWSLNPDTGVWEEESDFSYTTTTGGHGRSKREERTFLIGNMEIRERRLFNLDVPENRRCYVKVRAYMSDKFLSSEQLEGVVISLINLEPKPGYSSNPRAWGRFDSVITGPNGACLPAFCDAQRPDAYTAYVTAMMGGEELEAAPSSPKMNPNIIGVSQPYLDKIDYQRSDHDDPALKKTAFRINLAKPNQNNLDETNGPIYPYQSSIACENAPVDANHFRFFRVEKDKYEYNVVPFEENDLTTWTGDYLSWWPNPQEFRACFIKVRIQGQKEVMVRSKNLGGTHKETTGKLYGIRDIRSTRDMREANTSAACVEFKCSGMLFDQAEVDRSLISVLPQGNCRKIGTNNLLQEYLIKHPPVAQNNESNAFTMLAPVDPLGHNYGIYTVTDQNPRLAKEIAIGRCFDGTSDGFSREMKSDSGVALTFSCPERKINRESLFQRLQTNPGQTLSQMARDMRESEGLQVQRSSTRVVAYPSEQRTGSRRVSSTTRRRVSMRTQQRQ; from the exons ATGTCTTCCCCCCGTGTAAAACCAGCTACAGCACGCCCAGCCCCCCCAACTCCCCTACTTTATCTCTTGATCAAAAGCtcaattgttttctttctgtttgactttttctctaTCATTGTAACCCACCATTCTTCTCCCCTCGATGTTCTTCCAGGCGTGACAGAGTGGACGTCTTGGTTCAACATCGACCATCCAGGAGGGAATGGAGATTATGAGCGCTTGGAGGCCATTCGTTTCTACTACAGGGAAAGGGTCTGTTCCCGGCCCATAGCCATGGAGGCTCGGACCACAGACTGGGTGGCAGCTGCAGACACGGGAGAAGTGGTCCACTCTAGTCTGGAGAAGGGCTTCTGGTGCATCAACAAAGAACAGCCTCAGGGCCGCATCTGCTCCAACTATCATGTCCGCTTTCAGTGTCCCCCAG tgcagAGTTACTGGACCGACTGGAGCGAGTGGGGTCCCTGTTCAACATCCGTCTGTGAGGATGTAGGCATCCAGGTCCGCCAGAGGAAATGTGTCAACACCCAGCCAATGCCTCTCCTGCTGGTGCCAGCATGTCAGGGGCATCATTCAGAAAGGAGGGAGTGCTCAAACCCTCCCTGTACAG CCAAGTGGAGTCCGTGGGGTAGGTGGGGAACGTGTTCAGTGACCTGCGGAGGAGGTCGCAGGATACGGAGGAGGACCTGTGTGAGAGACTCGGCGCCAGTTCATTGTGCTGGACGGCCTGTTGAAATACAGAAATGTGGGAAGGGTCAATGCCCAG CCAAATGTCAGATTGTATGCACCGAGGGCCGGCCCAGTGAGGActgcagcaggtgtgtgtgtgaaggccaTGTGCTGCATGGAGAGGTCCACACTGTGACTAATGTCCCTGTGGTAGGAGCATGGGTGGCTCTGGCCAACCAGCCTAAGGTGATCCGAGCGCGAACAGATGCCAAAGGTCGGTTCAGGCTTCCAGGAGTCTGCTCCTCCAGCTCTACCTTGATCTCCATCCGGAAAGAGAAGTTCGCCCCAATCACTGTGTCCACCTCCAGTAACACCACAGGGTTGTCTTGGGTACATGCTGTCCTCAAGTCTGCTG AGAAGCCGTACATTGTGAAGCACCCTGAGGACAAAGTACGTTATGAAGGAGCGCGGGTGCTGTTTTGCTGCAAGGCAACTGGATCACCAATACCTGACAAATACTACTG GTTCCACAATGGGACTTTGCTGGACAGGAAGGTGTACAAGTATGAAGAGGACCTTGTACTGCGTGACCTGAAGCTGGAGCAATCGGGACAGTACTACTGCAAAACCAGCAGCCCTGCAGGCAGCATCAAGTCCTCTCCAGCCCTCCTTACTGTGATTG CTAAAGGAACACCAGCATGTAATTCAACCCCTGAGACGCACTTTGTCAGACTGCCGCCAGACTGTGTTCAACCTGGGATTGACTCCATGTTCTACAACGCTGGCCGCTGCCCTCACAACAAATGTGCTGGCTCCCTAGACTTTGATATGCGCTGCAGAGATGGAGATGGGTTCTGCTGTGGGGTCCAAAGTATGGAAAGTCGTACAATTGACTGTGGGAGCTACAGCCTCCCTATCCGGGCTGTGACCCAATGCACCTGTCAGAAGTGTTTGCAGCCAACTGTTCTGGTTCGTGGCAGAGTGGTCACAGCTGACAATAATGAACCTCTGCGTTTTGGCCATATCTACATTGGTAAAGACAGGGTTGGCACTACTGGATACCAAGGAAGTTTCACCTTAAAAATTACTCCTGACACACAGCGATTAGTGGTGAACTTTGTTGACCCCACTGAAAAGTTTCTTGACACCCCTAAGGTGTTCATCTTTGATAGGAAAGGTGGTTCCATCTACCATGATGTAAAGGTAATGAGAAAGCAGACACCAATTGATATTAATGCAGGTGAGACCAACTCTATTTCCCTTGGTGAAATGATAGGGGAAGATCCCATTGGTCAATTGGTAATTCCTCCAAACTCTTTCCACAAGGACAATGGGGAAATATATGAGGGAACTGTGAAAGCCAGCGTCACATTCATTGACCCAAGAAATATCACTACTGCCGCTGCAGCCCCTGGTGATCTTAACTTTGTGGATAACGAGGGTGACATGCTTCCTTTGAGGACCTATGGCATGTTTTCTGTGGATTTCAGAGACGAGACCAACAAAGACGTTCTTGGAGCCGGAGCTGTTCAAGTCCTTCTTGACACACAGCATGTCAAAATGCAAGAGCACATTCCCAAAATGAAGCTGTGGTCTCTAAACCCAGACACAGGAGTCTGGGAAGAGGAGAGCGACTTCTCCTACACCACAACTACTGGTGGCCACGGACGGAGCAAACGAGAGGAGCGCACATTTCTTATAGGCAACATGGAGATCAGAGAACGTCGGCTTTTTAATTTAGATGTGCCTGAAAACAGACGTTGTTATGTTAAAGTCCGTGCCTACATGAGTGACAAGTTCCTATCTAGTGAACAGCTAGAGGGTGTTGTGATAAGTTTAATAAACTTGGAACCAAAACCAGGTTATTCCTCCAATCCTAGGGCATGGGGACGCTTTGACAGTGTCATAACTGGACCCAACGGAGCCTGTTTACCAGCTTTTTGTGATGCCCAAAGGCCTGATGCTTACACAGCTTATGTTACAGCAATGATGGGTGGAGAAGAACTGGAGGCAGCTCCTTCCTCCCCCAAGATGAATCCAAATATCATTGGAGTTTCTCAGCCATATCTCGATAAAATAGACTACCAGCGCTCCGACCATGATGATCCAGCTCTGAAGAAAACGGCCTTCAGAATCAACTTGGCAAAGCCTAATCAAAATAATCTAGATGAAACCAATGGGCCAATATATCCTTATCAGAGCTCAATAGCTTGTGAGAATGCTCCTGTTGATGCAAATCACTTCAGATTCTTCAGAGTTGAAAAGGACAAGTATGAATACAATGTTGTTCCTTTTGAGGAGAATGATTTAACAACCTGGACAGGGGACTACCTCTCCTGGTGGCCTAATCCCCAGGAGTTTAGAGCTTGCTTCATTAAGGTCAGGATTCAAGGACAGAAGGAAGTGATGGTCAGGTCAAAGAATCTTGGAGGAACACACAAGGAAACAACAGGCAAACTTTATGGCATAAGAGACATTCGCAGTACCAGGGACATGCGAGAAGCCAACACCTCAGCAGCCTGTGTGGAGTTCAAATGCAGCGGCATGTTGTTTGATCAAGCTGAGGTTGACAGATCCCTAATATCAGTCCTTCCACAGGGGAACTGTCGCAAGATAGGCACCAACAACCTCCTACAAGAGTATCTCATCAAACATCCACCAGTAGCTCAAAACAATGAATCCAATGCATTCACGATGCTAGCCCCTGTTGATCCTTTAGGACACAACTATGGCATCTACACAGTCACAGACCAGAATCCTAGGTTGGCCAAGGAAATTGCTATAGGCCGTTGCTTTGATGGAACATCAGATGGTTTCTCCAGAGAGATGAAGTCAGATTCTGGAGTGGCATTGACGTTCAGCTGCCCAGAGAGGAAAATTAACAGAGAAAGCCTTTTCCAACGTCTGCAAACCAACCCAGGTCAGACACTATCTCAGATGGCAAGGGACATGCGAGAATCTGAGGGTCTGCAGGTGCAGAGATCATCCACCCGGGTGGTGGCCTATCCTTCAGAGCAGCGGACCGGGAGTCGCAGAGTTAGCTCTACAACAAGGAGAAGAGTGTCTATGCGCACACAACAACGCCAATAG
- the si:ch211-212d10.2 gene encoding Rieske domain-containing protein, protein MASGSGDEEGTTDEAAWRLIGPTSVLSKQRCRLMYSSLGYGSDVCLFYVRGEFFAMDARCSHSGGPLCEGDIEEADGVLQVFCPWHDYDFNLRTGKSGTSLQQQVYEVKLEDGNVYVKHASRLSLQPFPADKKS, encoded by the exons ATGGCTTCTGGCTCCGGAGACGAAGAGGGAACCACGGACGAGGCTGCATGGAGACTCATAGGCCCGACCTCGGTGCTTTCCAAGCAGCGCTGCCGGCTTATGTACTCCTCCCTCGGCTACGGCTCAGATGTCTGCCTCTTCTACGTGAGGGGGGAGTTCTTCGCAATGGATGCTCGCTGTTCCCATTCCG GCGGACCTCTGTGTGAAGGGGACATTGAGGAGGCTGATGGTGTCCTGCAGGTCTTCTGCCCCTGGCACGATTATGACTTTAACCTCAGAACAGGGAAGTCTGGGACCTCCTTACAG CAACAAGTGTATGAAGTCAAGCTTGAGGACGGGAACGTGTATGTGAAACACGCCAGTCGTCTTTCCTTACAGCCTTTTCCTGCGGACAAGAAGAGCTGA